The proteins below are encoded in one region of Saccopteryx leptura isolate mSacLep1 chromosome 1, mSacLep1_pri_phased_curated, whole genome shotgun sequence:
- the PABPC4L gene encoding polyadenylate-binding protein 4-like: MNVDPKYRQASLYVGDLHEEVTEDMLFRKFNTVGPVLSIRICRDLVTGCSLGYAYVNFLHEADAQKALDTMNFDIVQGKSIRLMWSQRDAYLRKSGIGNVFIKNLDKSIDNKTLYEHFSAFGKILSSKVMSDDQGSRGYAFVHFQNQAAADRAIEQMDGTVLKDCRLFVGRFKSRKDREAELQNKANEFTNVYIKNFGYGMTDDALKEVFSRYGKILSVKVMTDASGNSKGFGFVSFDSHEAAKKAVEEMNGMNVNGQLLFVGRAQKKAERQAELKQKFEQMRQERFWRRRGEKLYVKNLDETIDEENLRRVFSSFGSISRVKVMQEGGRSKGFGLICFSSPDEATKAMAAMNGRILGSKPLSIAVAQRP, translated from the coding sequence ATGAATGTAGACCCCAAGTACCGCCAGGCCTCCCTGTATGTCGGCGACCTCCATGAAGAGGTCACCGAGGACATGCTATTCAGGAAGTTCAACACAGTGGGGCCTGTGCTGTCCATCCGCATCTGCAGGGACTTGGTCACTGGCTGCTCCCTGGGCTATGCCTATGTCAACTTCCTCCACGAGGCCGACGCCCAGAAGGCCCTGGACACCATGAACTTCGACATAGTACAGGGCAAATCCATCCGGCTCATGTGGTCTCAGCGGGACGCCTATTTAAGGAAATCTGGAATCGGGAACGTGTTCATCAAGAATCTGGACAAGTCCATTGACAACAAAACGCTTTACGAACACTTTTCGGCCTTTGGGAAGATCCTCTCCTCCAAGGTGATGAGTGATGATCAGGGCTCCCGGGGCTATGCGTTTGTGCACTTTCAGAACCAGGCTGCCGCAGACAGGGCCATTGAGCAGATGGACGGGACTGTGCTGAAGGACTGTCGCTTATTTGTTGGCCGCTTTAAGAGCCGCAAAGACCGGGAAGCTGAGCTCCAGAATAAAGCCAATGAATTCACCAACGTTTACATAAAAAATTTTGGATATGGCATGACTGATGACGCCCTGAAGGAAGTTTTCAGCCGATATGGCAAGATCCTAAGTGTTAAGGTGATGACAGATGCCAGTGGGAACTCCAAAGGCTTTGGCTTCGTGAGTTTTGATAGCCACGAGGCTGCCAAAAAAGCTGTCGAAGAAATGAATGGGATGAATGTCAACGGACAGCTGCTTTTTGTAGGTCGGGCACAGAAGAAAGCAGAGCGCCAAGCGGAGTTAAAGCAAAAATTTGAGCAGATGAGGCAGGAACGATTTTGGCGACGCAGAGGGGAGAAGCTCTACGTTAAGAACCTCGATGAGACCATTGATGAGGAAAACCTACGGAGGGTGTTTTCTTCCTTTGGCTCAATTAGCAGAGTTAAGGTAATGCAGGAAGGAGGACGAAGCAAAGGGTTTGGCTtgatctgcttctcctctcctgacGAGGCCACAAAGGCAATGGCTGCAATGAATGGCCGCATCTTGGGCTCCAAGCCTCTCAGCATCGCGGTGGCCCAGAGGCCCTAG